The Methanohalophilus portucalensis genome window below encodes:
- a CDS encoding class I SAM-dependent methyltransferase, which produces MNYTNFSRKDLKFLKREMSTVSGKVLDIGGRDFIDRLGFKPGDEYYSYDLTYSKNVSVIGDAHKLPFKNDSFDYIICNAVLEHVREPSIILSEIYRCVKSNGFVFISVPFLQHIHSDPYDFRRFTNYGLKYELEKTGFNTINIYGSYGIYDVIEYLLFSGVVWNIKDKHYKSIFDIIHIFIMSVFFFHV; this is translated from the coding sequence TTGAATTATACTAATTTCAGCAGAAAAGATCTGAAATTTTTAAAAAGGGAAATGTCTACAGTATCAGGTAAGGTATTAGATATAGGCGGAAGAGATTTCATTGATAGACTGGGTTTTAAACCTGGAGATGAATATTATTCTTATGACCTAACATATTCAAAAAATGTATCTGTAATAGGTGATGCACACAAACTCCCGTTTAAAAATGATAGTTTTGATTACATTATCTGCAACGCTGTGTTAGAACATGTAAGAGAACCTAGTATAATTCTTTCTGAAATATATAGATGTGTTAAATCAAATGGATTCGTGTTTATTAGTGTGCCTTTTTTACAACACATTCATTCAGATCCATATGATTTTAGACGTTTTACTAACTATGGATTAAAATATGAATTGGAAAAAACGGGTTTTAATACTATAAACATTTATGGTTCTTATGGCATATATGATGTAATAGAATATCTTTTATTTTCTGGTGTGGTGTGGAACATAAAAGACAAACATTACAAATCTATATTCGACATAATACACATATTTATAATGAGTGTGTTTTTTTTTCATGTTTAA
- a CDS encoding SDR family oxidoreductase: MSKIVITGGAGFIGSHIAEKLAKEGHEIVIVDNLDDYYSIELKKKNIDIVLNSGDATFVNSDVTDLNKMQEIIDGTVDYVYHEAAQAGVRISVENPFKPNDINVLGTLNVLQASMDADVRKVINASSSSVYGKVQYLPFDEQHPTQPVSPYGVSKLAAEQYCRVFYEVYGLPTTSLRYFTVYGPRMRPDLAISIFTRKMLANEPITVFGDGEQTRDFTYIDDVVEANQRLLGNSRTDGRVLNIGSGNRISVNDLIENLRSITDSDSEVNYTGKQKGDAENTLADISLSKKLLGYEPSVDIRCGLMNYMKQIKKDFRC, encoded by the coding sequence ATGTCAAAAATCGTGATTACAGGCGGGGCCGGCTTCATTGGTTCCCATATTGCAGAAAAACTTGCTAAAGAGGGCCATGAGATTGTAATTGTGGATAATCTGGATGATTATTATTCCATTGAATTGAAAAAGAAAAACATAGACATTGTCCTAAACAGCGGAGATGCGACGTTTGTCAATTCTGATGTTACTGACCTGAATAAAATGCAAGAAATAATCGATGGTACGGTTGATTATGTGTATCATGAAGCAGCCCAGGCAGGCGTGAGGATCTCTGTAGAAAACCCTTTCAAACCAAATGACATTAATGTGCTGGGAACCTTAAATGTACTTCAGGCATCAATGGATGCAGATGTCAGGAAAGTGATCAATGCATCTTCCTCATCTGTGTACGGGAAAGTGCAATACCTGCCCTTTGATGAACAACATCCAACCCAACCGGTTTCACCCTATGGCGTGAGTAAACTTGCAGCCGAGCAGTACTGCAGGGTTTTCTATGAAGTATATGGATTGCCTACAACATCTCTGCGCTATTTCACGGTATACGGTCCACGAATGAGGCCTGACCTGGCTATTTCGATATTTACCCGGAAAATGCTTGCAAACGAGCCGATAACTGTATTTGGTGACGGTGAGCAGACAAGGGATTTCACCTATATTGATGATGTCGTGGAGGCAAACCAGCGATTACTGGGTAACTCCAGGACAGATGGCAGGGTATTGAATATTGGCAGCGGGAACAGGATTAGTGTTAATGACTTAATCGAGAATCTGCGATCAATTACGGATTCAGATTCAGAGGTTAATTATACAGGCAAACAGAAAGGAGATGCAGAGAATACACTTGCTGATATTAGTTTAAGTAAGAAATTATTGGGATATGAGCCGAGTGTGGATATCAGATGTGGTCTGATGAACTACATGAAACAAATCAAAAAAGATTTTCGTTGTTGA
- a CDS encoding glycosyltransferase family 4 protein produces the protein MKLLVCATEYYPYGSGIANVAYNVVEKLKEKGVKCTVCSPTGPDIKLGSTKLIEKYRIFGLINYWRKVSDYFMKNSDEFEVVWCHNPFFLNNNPFEHCLITMNSTYYGNAMNSNYPMKVRTYKKVVSYIEKYSLTHLDPTVRYTGVGTNVCKELECMGINQSRISFIPNGVDTKKFKTQSTKVKIRKKYNIPENHLILLSVGRLTEQKDPFKLIDVFFQINKSIHNSTLVIAGRGVLADKVKTYIDEKGVNNVILLGYVEEDSKPELYACADYFIISSRYEGGEPPLTLSEAMASGLPCIVSNISNFDVVNKANCGIMVDFKDLQRAGNEVVSYLEKDNSEHSINARKYAENNLDWEIIAEEYMNIFNAI, from the coding sequence ATGAAATTGTTAGTTTGTGCTACCGAATATTATCCATATGGATCTGGAATTGCAAATGTGGCATACAATGTAGTTGAAAAACTAAAAGAAAAAGGAGTTAAGTGTACTGTTTGTTCTCCTACGGGCCCGGACATAAAACTTGGAAGCACAAAACTAATTGAAAAATATAGAATTTTTGGTTTAATTAATTATTGGAGAAAAGTATCCGATTATTTTATGAAAAATTCTGATGAATTTGAAGTCGTGTGGTGCCACAACCCATTTTTCCTAAATAATAATCCCTTTGAACATTGCCTGATAACAATGAATTCTACCTACTATGGAAATGCAATGAACAGTAATTATCCTATGAAGGTTAGAACATACAAAAAAGTTGTATCTTATATAGAAAAATATTCATTGACGCATTTGGACCCTACTGTCAGATATACAGGCGTTGGTACAAATGTTTGCAAAGAATTAGAGTGCATGGGGATAAATCAAAGCCGAATTTCTTTCATACCAAATGGAGTAGATACGAAGAAATTCAAAACTCAAAGTACAAAAGTAAAAATCAGAAAAAAATACAATATTCCAGAAAATCATTTGATACTATTAAGTGTAGGGAGGTTAACAGAACAAAAAGATCCGTTTAAATTGATAGATGTGTTTTTCCAGATTAATAAAAGCATACATAACTCTACCCTTGTTATTGCAGGGCGTGGAGTGTTAGCTGACAAAGTCAAAACATACATCGATGAAAAAGGAGTAAATAATGTAATCCTTTTGGGATATGTAGAAGAAGACAGTAAACCTGAACTATATGCTTGCGCTGATTATTTCATCATATCTTCCAGATATGAAGGCGGAGAACCTCCTTTGACACTTTCTGAAGCCATGGCTTCCGGTTTACCCTGTATAGTATCAAACATATCTAACTTTGATGTTGTTAATAAAGCAAATTGTGGAATTATGGTGGATTTTAAAGATTTACAGAGAGCTGGAAATGAAGTAGTTAGTTATCTGGAAAAAGACAATTCAGAACATTCAATTAATGCGAGAAAATATGCTGAAAACAATCTGGATTGGGAGATAATAGCTGAAGAATATATGAATATATTTAATGCGATATAA
- a CDS encoding sulfotransferase yields the protein MDYQYLANTFSGGLINPISKIINKVYHSRNENPWLISGSPRSGTTWLAEVIASSEKSRLIWEPLQEGNPVKHNYVFSKRPLYLPDGNNQETDDSKQFFKQLLKGENLNFHTLRLVKYPRNILKTFKNERLIIKFVRGNGVVGYLYEHFNIPKPVVIIRHPCAVIASQLRMGRWDDHPHIDENLIKQYPHIKSVIENASSLEEQLAVTWAGDVLAAKLWENNIQIVYYEDLVLKGNVVLEKIFSEWGYNEVPENCLNKLNQPSSTSKYWSEDKSGMEKLKGWSEYLSDEQVSKISNTIKKIGINDYDDLTFLPKLNCR from the coding sequence ATGGACTATCAATATTTAGCAAATACTTTTTCTGGAGGATTAATTAATCCTATATCAAAAATTATAAATAAAGTATATCATTCAAGAAATGAGAATCCATGGTTAATTAGTGGAAGTCCTCGATCAGGAACTACATGGCTTGCAGAAGTGATTGCATCGTCAGAGAAAAGTCGTTTAATCTGGGAACCTTTACAGGAAGGAAATCCTGTAAAACATAATTACGTTTTCTCTAAAAGGCCACTATATCTACCAGATGGCAATAATCAAGAAACCGATGATTCAAAACAATTTTTTAAACAATTATTGAAAGGTGAAAACCTCAATTTCCATACTTTGAGATTAGTCAAGTATCCAAGGAACATTCTTAAAACATTTAAGAATGAAAGGCTGATTATTAAATTTGTACGTGGTAACGGAGTTGTTGGATATCTATATGAACATTTCAACATCCCAAAACCAGTGGTTATAATCCGTCATCCTTGTGCTGTGATTGCATCGCAACTTAGAATGGGTCGATGGGATGACCATCCACATATTGATGAAAATCTAATCAAACAATATCCACATATTAAAAGTGTTATAGAAAATGCTAGTTCTCTGGAGGAACAGTTAGCAGTAACATGGGCTGGTGATGTATTAGCTGCTAAATTGTGGGAAAATAACATACAAATCGTCTATTATGAAGATTTGGTATTGAAGGGAAATGTAGTGCTAGAGAAAATATTTTCAGAATGGGGTTATAATGAAGTCCCTGAAAATTGTTTGAACAAACTTAATCAGCCCAGCAGTACATCAAAATATTGGTCTGAAGATAAATCGGGCATGGAAAAACTCAAAGGATGGAGTGAATATTTATCGGATGAACAAGTTTCAAAAATATCTAATACTATTAAAAAAATAGGCATAAATGACTATGATGATTTAACTTTTTTACCAAAATTGAATTGTAGGTGA
- a CDS encoding glycosyltransferase family 4 protein: MHPEKGLIVLMGYNPGYSIVQSSRALHIFEEITKYYPETYLLMQKSKNSSICLDNLICIKPKLNLEGKESKYRLLKRVLFRFQIALYIFYFITINKIDYVFLRGYDTILLYPFLKLLKIKIYYDFHGKFDVELQQLNRNLRAFFVKWIDKFILRYADGIIVVSNGIKAQIEEYSDKCILLPNGVDVKRIESTEAECPVDIPEDKKVIGFIGNWEEFMNIEDICESVSLLSNCMIVIVGYGYKAAQKIDKYKDQPNILFTGKLPQIETYSILNRFDICVLPYDKEDLHSQYPDFFSSRKTKEYIAAGKPIVVADVIGKEAWLKPEEHCLLYESRNPEDLAEKISILLNDKELYANMSKNNRELAKQFEWNVIVQNSGILEDIQN; encoded by the coding sequence ATGCATCCAGAAAAAGGTTTAATTGTTTTGATGGGGTACAATCCGGGTTATAGTATTGTCCAATCTTCAAGAGCATTACATATATTTGAAGAGATAACAAAATATTATCCTGAAACATATTTATTGATGCAGAAAAGTAAAAATAGTAGTATATGCTTAGATAATTTAATATGCATTAAACCTAAACTTAACTTAGAAGGTAAAGAAAGCAAATATAGGCTATTGAAACGTGTTTTGTTCAGGTTCCAAATAGCATTATACATATTTTATTTTATTACTATAAACAAAATAGACTATGTCTTTTTAAGGGGATATGACACCATCCTATTATATCCTTTCCTAAAACTATTAAAAATAAAGATATATTATGACTTCCATGGCAAATTTGATGTTGAATTACAACAACTAAACCGAAACCTACGAGCATTTTTTGTTAAATGGATTGACAAATTCATCTTGAGATATGCAGATGGCATTATTGTAGTAAGTAATGGCATCAAAGCTCAGATTGAAGAATACAGTGATAAATGCATTTTACTTCCAAATGGTGTGGATGTAAAAAGAATCGAATCTACAGAAGCAGAGTGTCCTGTAGATATCCCCGAAGATAAGAAAGTAATAGGGTTTATTGGAAACTGGGAAGAATTCATGAATATAGAAGATATTTGTGAATCTGTATCTTTATTGTCAAATTGCATGATTGTGATTGTTGGTTACGGGTATAAGGCTGCCCAGAAAATTGATAAGTATAAAGATCAACCAAATATTTTATTCACAGGAAAATTACCACAAATAGAAACTTATTCTATATTGAACCGTTTTGATATTTGTGTTCTGCCTTATGATAAAGAGGACCTCCATTCACAATATCCTGATTTTTTTTCATCAAGAAAAACTAAAGAATATATTGCTGCAGGTAAACCCATTGTGGTTGCTGATGTTATTGGAAAAGAAGCCTGGTTAAAGCCTGAAGAACACTGCCTATTATATGAATCAAGAAATCCGGAAGATCTCGCCGAGAAAATTTCCATTCTCTTAAATGATAAAGAACTGTATGCAAACATGTCTAAAAATAACAGAGAATTAGCAAAACAGTTCGAGTGGAACGTGATTGTCCAAAACTCAGGTATATTGGAAGATATTCAGAACTAA
- a CDS encoding UDP-N-acetyl glucosamine 2-epimerase, translating into MGDVMMDAVLYNSKIAEEKSTILGDLDLSAGQYLLATVHRASNTDSKQNLTSIINAFVDCGETIVFPVHPRTAKYMKQYGPWEKARANLVLTEPVGYLDILKLTGSAKKVLTDSGGLQKEAYMLGVPCVTLWENTEWVETVEAGWNVLVGAEYGEILESIASFQDNSTQADVFGDGNASGRICEILNPKS; encoded by the coding sequence GTGGGTGATGTGATGATGGATGCTGTGCTCTACAACAGCAAAATCGCAGAGGAAAAGTCCACAATTCTTGGAGATCTGGACCTCAGTGCAGGGCAGTACCTGCTTGCCACCGTGCACAGGGCTTCAAACACCGATTCCAAGCAAAACCTCACCTCCATTATCAATGCCTTTGTGGACTGCGGAGAAACAATCGTATTTCCGGTACATCCCAGGACTGCCAAATACATGAAGCAGTACGGCCCGTGGGAAAAAGCCAGGGCAAATCTGGTGCTTACAGAACCCGTGGGCTATCTGGACATACTCAAACTCACAGGTAGTGCAAAGAAGGTGTTGACCGACTCTGGAGGGTTGCAGAAGGAAGCCTACATGCTGGGTGTGCCCTGCGTCACTCTGTGGGAGAATACTGAGTGGGTGGAGACCGTGGAGGCTGGCTGGAATGTGCTGGTAGGAGCGGAGTATGGGGAGATTTTGGAGAGTATTGCAAGTTTTCAAGACAACTCCACACAGGCAGATGTTTTCGGAGATGGCAATGCCAGTGGAAGGATCTGTGAGATATTGAATCCCAAGTCCTAA
- a CDS encoding oligosaccharide flippase family protein gives MPSKSTSEKRFASDVLTLVGGTGIAQIVSIAVAPILSRIYSPSDFGILALFVSLSGILGGIACFRYEMSIMLPDSKEEADTQLILSIVVAFLFSAITAILFLLFKNPIMQIFNAQELGNYVYLIPLFIFLQGMFLSLNFWNSRNKKFKNMSHARISASLSQAGTQVGAGGLGYVSGISLILGSLVGKVISVMTLIHSAFKKGVYVRQVNFKSLGAGIRRYKKFPLIDTWSTLLNSLSWQLPVLLLSAFFNSAIVGFYSLGFRLLQMPMSFIGRSISQVFYQRATESKKEGTLNVLVENVFRILVLIGLFPILILTLSGDAIFGVILGMEWVEAGVYVQILSIWGFIWFISSPLSTLYVVFEKQEFGLKYNIFNLITRALSLLIGGYLGDVYVALGLFAISGIFVYGYLCLKMLHYAGVKNSTAGKIVFSSFKLFVPAALVLVVLRLFSDNLYLITGVAVSLCITYYLYILKTDSQLQSLLEILPIVPDSMKKRK, from the coding sequence ATGCCTTCCAAAAGTACCAGTGAAAAAAGATTTGCATCAGATGTCCTGACCCTTGTGGGTGGTACGGGTATTGCCCAGATAGTGTCTATTGCAGTTGCACCTATATTAAGTCGTATTTATTCTCCTTCTGATTTCGGGATTCTTGCACTGTTTGTTTCTTTGAGCGGGATACTGGGAGGAATTGCATGTTTCAGATATGAAATGAGTATTATGCTGCCTGATTCCAAGGAAGAGGCAGATACTCAGTTGATATTAAGTATTGTGGTGGCATTTCTTTTTTCGGCCATAACGGCAATTCTGTTCCTTCTATTCAAAAACCCTATTATGCAAATATTCAATGCACAGGAACTGGGAAACTATGTATATCTCATCCCATTATTCATTTTTCTGCAGGGTATGTTTCTGTCTTTGAATTTCTGGAATTCCCGCAATAAGAAATTTAAGAATATGTCCCATGCAAGGATATCTGCGTCCCTTTCACAGGCAGGCACACAGGTGGGGGCAGGAGGGCTCGGGTATGTAAGTGGTATATCCCTGATTCTCGGGTCCCTGGTAGGCAAAGTTATTTCCGTTATGACCCTTATCCATTCGGCTTTCAAAAAAGGAGTATATGTCAGGCAGGTTAATTTTAAAAGTCTTGGTGCCGGAATCCGGCGATATAAAAAATTCCCACTCATAGACACCTGGTCAACCCTGCTTAATTCCCTGTCATGGCAACTACCCGTTCTGTTGCTTTCAGCCTTTTTCAATTCTGCTATTGTAGGTTTTTATTCACTTGGATTTCGCCTGTTGCAGATGCCCATGAGTTTTATTGGCCGTTCCATCTCCCAGGTATTTTACCAGAGAGCCACTGAATCCAAAAAGGAAGGTACTCTGAATGTACTTGTGGAAAATGTATTCAGAATATTGGTACTGATCGGACTGTTTCCAATTCTCATTCTTACTCTTTCAGGAGATGCAATATTCGGTGTAATTCTGGGGATGGAATGGGTGGAAGCAGGAGTCTATGTTCAGATTCTGAGTATCTGGGGATTCATATGGTTTATCTCATCTCCCTTAAGTACCCTTTATGTGGTATTTGAAAAACAAGAATTCGGACTAAAATATAATATCTTCAATCTGATCACAAGAGCACTCTCCCTTCTGATAGGTGGATACTTGGGCGATGTATATGTGGCTTTAGGATTATTTGCAATATCCGGGATTTTTGTTTACGGCTACCTTTGTCTGAAGATGCTGCATTATGCAGGTGTCAAAAACTCCACTGCCGGCAAGATAGTATTCTCCAGTTTTAAGTTGTTCGTCCCGGCTGCACTTGTACTTGTTGTACTAAGGTTATTTAGTGATAATCTCTATTTGATTACAGGAGTGGCTGTTTCTCTGTGTATTACCTATTACCTGTACATTTTGAAAACAGATTCACAACTGCAATCCTTACTGGAAATATTACCAATAGTGCCGGATTCGATGAAAAAGAGAAAGTGA
- a CDS encoding ATP-dependent nuclease yields MRIHSIYVDGFRCLCDFKLNFDDEITLLVGENDSGKTSLIKCIDIFTGKYSPDTDDFTNGKEEMKMVLETDSFEYNMICTDKSNLHVEFSAIPTVNFVSYVKDYLGSLSESIANADDEKIRELAKMLGITVRSNSRADTLVSNIFEKLSDENPVIEGVNLPEMNEVQIDGKHFEDIESFFSEVFLKDKKKELWNTKVGDKTIEEIIQDELDSYATTISEELESKGILTNIQQYLKNLTDIKVEPSFEPRNLSLSPKVLFMENNQEILVDKKGDGTKRRISLALLEYKASSEGASSDSKLYILDEPDTHLHVKAQIELLNVLETLADRGCQVIFTTHSPFLINAVKPKQIKLLSQPTSNFTKLKCLEDKPDESDKILSDLGIENIYLYFAKKIIIVEGDTEKEFLPLIYQKINNRTMNRDLIKVINTGGIKNIHGFAKALLELFDQNSIFIIKDNDASEDTAKLIDKLKIPDAHQFTIGEKEFEDAFSDETLYKSWEKYLETHGKDIARSQWNLDNIASIRDKCSTNSEIKFSSELKTLNKGSGKKFTKIIFGKILADYCDESNIPCEINLLFSKI; encoded by the coding sequence ATTAGAATTCACAGCATTTATGTTGATGGCTTTCGTTGCTTATGTGATTTCAAATTAAATTTTGATGATGAAATTACATTGCTTGTAGGAGAAAATGATAGTGGTAAAACATCTTTGATAAAATGCATCGATATTTTTACAGGCAAATATTCTCCTGATACCGATGATTTTACTAATGGTAAAGAAGAAATGAAAATGGTTCTGGAAACAGATAGTTTTGAATATAACATGATATGTACAGATAAAAGCAATCTTCATGTTGAGTTTTCTGCAATTCCCACTGTAAATTTTGTTTCTTATGTCAAAGATTATCTTGGATCATTGAGTGAATCAATTGCTAATGCTGATGATGAAAAAATAAGGGAATTAGCAAAGATGCTTGGTATCACGGTCCGTTCGAATAGTAGAGCGGATACCTTGGTTTCCAATATTTTTGAGAAATTAAGTGATGAAAATCCTGTTATTGAAGGTGTCAATTTACCCGAAATGAATGAAGTACAAATCGATGGAAAACATTTTGAGGATATAGAATCTTTTTTTAGTGAAGTTTTTCTTAAAGATAAAAAGAAGGAACTATGGAATACAAAAGTTGGTGATAAAACAATTGAGGAAATTATTCAGGATGAACTGGATAGTTATGCAACTACTATCTCTGAAGAACTAGAATCGAAAGGAATATTAACAAATATACAGCAATACTTAAAAAATCTAACTGATATTAAAGTTGAACCTTCTTTTGAACCTCGAAATTTGAGTCTTTCTCCAAAAGTTCTCTTCATGGAAAATAATCAGGAAATTCTGGTTGATAAGAAAGGAGATGGTACCAAACGTAGAATTTCTTTGGCTTTATTGGAATATAAGGCCAGTAGTGAAGGTGCCAGTTCAGATTCAAAATTATATATTTTAGATGAACCTGATACGCACTTGCATGTCAAAGCACAGATAGAATTGCTGAACGTTCTTGAAACTCTTGCAGACAGGGGATGTCAGGTGATATTCACAACTCATTCTCCGTTTTTGATCAATGCAGTTAAACCCAAACAAATAAAATTACTTTCCCAACCAACTTCCAATTTTACCAAATTAAAATGTCTTGAAGATAAACCCGATGAGTCTGACAAAATATTAAGTGATTTAGGAATTGAAAATATTTATTTGTATTTTGCTAAAAAAATCATTATTGTAGAAGGAGATACAGAAAAAGAATTTTTGCCCCTCATATATCAAAAGATAAATAATCGAACTATGAACCGCGATTTGATTAAAGTAATCAATACTGGGGGTATTAAGAATATTCATGGATTTGCGAAAGCCTTGTTGGAGTTGTTTGATCAAAACAGTATTTTTATTATCAAAGACAATGATGCAAGTGAAGATACCGCAAAACTGATTGACAAATTGAAGATTCCAGATGCTCATCAATTTACAATTGGGGAAAAAGAGTTTGAAGATGCATTTTCAGACGAGACATTATATAAATCTTGGGAAAAATATTTGGAAACACATGGTAAAGATATTGCCAGGTCACAATGGAATTTGGATAATATAGCTTCTATAAGAGATAAATGTTCTACGAATTCTGAGATAAAATTCAGTTCAGAACTTAAGACTCTAAATAAAGGAAGTGGCAAAAAGTTTACTAAAATAATTTTTGGTAAAATACTAGCCGATTATTGCGATGAATCAAATATTCCATGTGAAATTAATCTGTTATTTAGCAAGATTTAA
- a CDS encoding nucleotide sugar dehydrogenase, with translation MDKLQSLLEERGPIKKIGVIGMGYVGIPAAALFADSAEFDKVLGFQRNSPTSGYKIDLLNSGESPLKGEEPGLEDLLQKVVEKDKFECTPDFSRLGEMDAVTLAIQTPFKDPKDLLPDFSALEAGIRHVGQYLQPGMLVVLESTITPGTTTGMAREILEEESGLKAGEDFALAHAPERVMVGRLLQNIQEHDRIVGGIDDVSTQRAVDLYEPVLTKGRVIPMSATAAEVTKTSENTFRDLQIAAVNQLALYCEAMGINVYDVREGVASLKGEGITRAILYPGAGVGGHCLTKDTYHLERGLQIAKQADLDFPQEPSLYVTARHINDFMPEHMYNLTVEALARINKNIANSKVAILGWAFLNDSDDARNTPAEPYRDLLIDAGAEVKVHDPHVLLYPDVEISQDMEEVLDGVDAVVVFAGHRQYYSLEPRQLQELSGQTHPVIVDGRNVVEPDAFIDAGFVYKGIGRGDKNGHEVK, from the coding sequence ATGGATAAATTACAATCATTACTTGAAGAACGTGGGCCGATCAAAAAAATAGGAGTTATCGGTATGGGTTATGTGGGCATTCCCGCAGCAGCCCTGTTTGCCGATTCTGCGGAGTTTGACAAGGTGCTGGGTTTCCAGCGCAATTCTCCAACTTCCGGCTACAAGATCGATTTGCTAAATAGTGGGGAAAGTCCGCTGAAGGGCGAGGAGCCCGGTCTGGAAGATTTATTGCAGAAGGTAGTTGAAAAAGATAAGTTCGAGTGCACTCCCGATTTTTCCCGGCTCGGTGAGATGGATGCGGTTACACTGGCCATACAGACCCCGTTCAAGGACCCGAAGGATCTGCTGCCGGATTTTTCGGCACTGGAGGCCGGGATTCGCCATGTAGGCCAGTATCTGCAGCCCGGTATGCTGGTGGTGCTGGAATCCACCATCACTCCCGGAACCACTACAGGTATGGCCAGAGAGATCCTGGAAGAGGAATCCGGTTTGAAAGCAGGCGAGGATTTCGCCCTGGCCCATGCACCGGAACGCGTCATGGTGGGCCGTCTGTTGCAGAATATCCAGGAGCATGACCGTATCGTGGGTGGGATCGATGATGTCAGTACTCAAAGAGCCGTGGACCTGTACGAGCCGGTGCTCACAAAGGGTCGTGTAATCCCCATGTCCGCCACTGCAGCCGAGGTCACCAAGACGTCCGAGAATACATTCAGGGACCTGCAGATTGCCGCTGTCAACCAATTGGCCCTGTACTGTGAGGCCATGGGAATCAATGTCTATGATGTACGGGAAGGTGTGGCAAGTCTGAAAGGCGAAGGCATCACCCGTGCGATACTGTACCCCGGTGCCGGGGTGGGCGGACATTGTCTGACCAAGGACACCTATCATCTGGAGCGCGGTCTGCAGATCGCCAAACAGGCAGACCTGGATTTCCCTCAGGAACCTTCGCTCTACGTCACGGCCCGCCATATCAATGATTTCATGCCAGAGCATATGTACAATCTGACAGTGGAGGCCCTGGCGCGTATCAATAAGAATATCGCCAATTCAAAAGTGGCAATTCTGGGCTGGGCCTTTCTCAATGATTCGGATGATGCCCGGAATACACCGGCCGAGCCCTATAGGGATCTATTGATCGATGCTGGTGCAGAAGTCAAAGTACACGATCCGCATGTCCTGCTGTATCCGGATGTGGAGATCTCGCAGGATATGGAGGAAGTACTGGACGGGGTGGATGCAGTGGTGGTCTTTGCAGGGCACAGGCAGTATTATTCCTTGGAGCCCCGGCAGTTGCAGGAGTTGTCCGGACAGACACATCCTGTTATCGTGGATGGCAGGAATGTGGTGGAGCCGGATGCTTTCATTGATGCGGGGTTTGTGTATAAGGGGATTGGCAGAGGGGATAAGAACGGACATGAAGTGAAGTGA
- a CDS encoding type II toxin-antitoxin system MqsA family antitoxin — translation MIPDKCSFCHGRLVKGKTEFVVKVGDTVLTIKDVSAYVCEECGEAYYTPEVSRKIDKVMKKFHESKLLMHPVAAGEVSLNEVCA, via the coding sequence ATGATACCTGATAAATGCAGTTTCTGCCATGGCAGACTTGTTAAAGGCAAGACCGAGTTTGTGGTGAAAGTGGGAGACACGGTACTTACCATCAAAGACGTTTCTGCCTATGTATGTGAAGAGTGTGGAGAGGCCTATTATACTCCTGAGGTTTCAAGGAAGATAGATAAAGTCATGAAAAAATTCCATGAATCCAAATTATTAATGCATCCCGTGGCAGCCGGAGAGGTCAGCCTGAATGAGGTCTGCGCCTGA
- a CDS encoding DUF4258 domain-containing protein: MAVDKKFLEEYLMNGDFIISDHARIRMFQRNISTDDIIQAISHGEIIEDYSDDEPCPSALLLGFVAKMALHVVAGQCKDHIRIITVYPPAKDKWIDYKVRKENQ, translated from the coding sequence ATGGCGGTTGACAAAAAGTTCCTTGAAGAATATTTGATGAATGGCGATTTTATAATTTCAGATCATGCACGTATAAGAATGTTCCAGAGGAATATTTCGACTGATGATATAATCCAGGCAATATCCCATGGTGAGATTATTGAAGATTATAGTGATGATGAACCCTGTCCATCAGCTCTTTTACTGGGGTTTGTGGCAAAAATGGCGCTTCATGTGGTTGCAGGACAGTGTAAGGACCATATCAGAATTATTACTGTTTACCCGCCGGCAAAGGATAAATGGATAGACTACAAAGTAAGGAAGGAGAACCAATGA